One Solea senegalensis isolate Sse05_10M linkage group LG3, IFAPA_SoseM_1, whole genome shotgun sequence genomic window carries:
- the wnt5b gene encoding protein Wnt-5b isoform X3, which yields MTPQRSASSNTGCEAVTQRTMDYRSVRRRRTGAVRHLLLAAAFLACSSQLLLVDANSWWSLALTPIQRPEMYIIGAQPLCSQLSGLSQGQRKLCQLYQDHMVYIGDGAKTGIKECQYQFRQRRWNCSTVDNTSVFGRVMQIGSRETAFTYAISAAGVVNAISRACREGELSTCGCSRAARPRDLPRDWLWGGCGDNVHYGYRFAREFVDAREREKNYPRGSGEHSRTLMNLQNNEAGRQAAYNLANVACKCHGVSGSCSLKTCWLQLADFRRVGEFLKEKYDSAAAMRIGRKGKLELVDKRFNTPTPEDLVYIDPSPDYCLRNETTGSLGTQGRLCNKTSEGMDGCELMCCGRGYDQFKTYKHERCHCKFHWCCYVKCKRCTTLVDQFVCK from the exons ATGACTCCACAGCGGAGCGCTTCCTCAAACACCGGCTGTGAGGCGGTGACGCAGCGGACCATGGACTACAGGTCTGTCCGGAGAAGGCGAACCGGTGCTGTCCGACATCTGCTGCTGGCAGCCGCCTTCCTCGCCTGCAGCTcgcagctgctgctggtggatgCCAACTCGTGGTG GTCACTCGCTCTGACCCCGATCCAGCGGCCTGAGATGTACATCATCGGAGCTCAGCCTCTCTGCAGTCAGCTCTCTGGACTCTCTCAG GGCCAGAGGAAGCTTTGTCAGCTGTACCAGGACCACATGGTCTACATCGGCGACGGAGCCAAGACTGGAATCAAGGAGTGCCAGTACCAGTTCAGGCAGAGGAGATGGAACTGCAGCACCGTGGACAACACGTCCGTGTTTGGACGAGTCATGCAGATCG GCTCCAGAGAAACCGCCTTCACTTACGCCATCAGCGCGGCCGGCGTGGTCAATGCCATCAGCCGGGCGTGTCGTGAGGGCGAGCTCTCCACCTGTGGCTGCAGCCGCGCCGCGCGGCCACGCGACCTGCCCCGCGACTGGCTGTGGGGCGGCTGCGGCGACAACGTCCACTACGGCTACCGGTTTGCCCGGGAGTTCGTGGAcgccagggagagagagaagaattaCCCGCGCGGGTCCGGCGAGCACTCCCGAACTCTGATGAACCTACAGAACAACGAGGCAGGGAGACAG GCCGCCTATAACCTTGCTAACGTGGCCTGCAAGTGTCACGGCGTCTCCGGTTCCTGCAGTCTGAAGACGTGTTGGCTCCAGCTGGCCGACTTCAGGCGCGTTGGCGAGTTCTTGAAGGAGAAGTACGACAGCGCCGCTGCCATGCGCATCGGACGCAAG GGCAAGCTAGAACTGGTCGACAAGCGCTTCAACACCCCGACCCCAGAGGACTTGGTCTACATCGACCCCAGCCCGGACTACTGCCTCCGCAACGAGACCACGGGCTCGCTGGGCACGCAGGGACGCCTGTGCAACAAGACGTCGGAGGGCATGGACGGCTGCGAGCTGATGTGCTGCGGCAGAGGCTACGACCAGTTCAAGACGTACAAGCACGAGCGCTGCCACTGCAAGTTCCACTGGTGCTGCTACGTCAAGTGCAAGCGCTGCACGACGCTCGTCGACcagtttgtgtgtaaatag
- the wnt5b gene encoding protein Wnt-5b isoform X2, translating to MTRLVHDDRNATITTKRQRRGKGEEQVDCLKSGTEHQEGLRGRTPPHSRPMTPQRSASSNTGCEAVTQRTMDYRSVRRRRTGAVRHLLLAAAFLACSSQLLLVDANSWWSLALTPIQRPEMYIIGAQPLCSQLSGLSQGQRKLCQLYQDHMVYIGDGAKTGIKECQYQFRQRRWNCSTVDNTSVFGRVMQIGSRETAFTYAISAAGVVNAISRACREGELSTCGCSRAARPRDLPRDWLWGGCGDNVHYGYRFAREFVDAREREKNYPRGSGEHSRTLMNLQNNEAGRQAAYNLANVACKCHGVSGSCSLKTCWLQLADFRRVGEFLKEKYDSAAAMRIGRKGKLELVDKRFNTPTPEDLVYIDPSPDYCLRNETTGSLGTQGRLCNKTSEGMDGCELMCCGRGYDQFKTYKHERCHCKFHWCCYVKCKRCTTLVDQFVCK from the exons AggcaaagaagaggaaaaggcGAAGAGCAAGTGGACTGCCTGAAAAGTGGGACCGAACATCAGGAGGGTTTGCGAGGCAGGACGCCTCCTCATTCTCGGCCCATGACTCCACAGCGGAGCGCTTCCTCAAACACCGGCTGTGAGGCGGTGACGCAGCGGACCATGGACTACAGGTCTGTCCGGAGAAGGCGAACCGGTGCTGTCCGACATCTGCTGCTGGCAGCCGCCTTCCTCGCCTGCAGCTcgcagctgctgctggtggatgCCAACTCGTGGTG GTCACTCGCTCTGACCCCGATCCAGCGGCCTGAGATGTACATCATCGGAGCTCAGCCTCTCTGCAGTCAGCTCTCTGGACTCTCTCAG GGCCAGAGGAAGCTTTGTCAGCTGTACCAGGACCACATGGTCTACATCGGCGACGGAGCCAAGACTGGAATCAAGGAGTGCCAGTACCAGTTCAGGCAGAGGAGATGGAACTGCAGCACCGTGGACAACACGTCCGTGTTTGGACGAGTCATGCAGATCG GCTCCAGAGAAACCGCCTTCACTTACGCCATCAGCGCGGCCGGCGTGGTCAATGCCATCAGCCGGGCGTGTCGTGAGGGCGAGCTCTCCACCTGTGGCTGCAGCCGCGCCGCGCGGCCACGCGACCTGCCCCGCGACTGGCTGTGGGGCGGCTGCGGCGACAACGTCCACTACGGCTACCGGTTTGCCCGGGAGTTCGTGGAcgccagggagagagagaagaattaCCCGCGCGGGTCCGGCGAGCACTCCCGAACTCTGATGAACCTACAGAACAACGAGGCAGGGAGACAG GCCGCCTATAACCTTGCTAACGTGGCCTGCAAGTGTCACGGCGTCTCCGGTTCCTGCAGTCTGAAGACGTGTTGGCTCCAGCTGGCCGACTTCAGGCGCGTTGGCGAGTTCTTGAAGGAGAAGTACGACAGCGCCGCTGCCATGCGCATCGGACGCAAG GGCAAGCTAGAACTGGTCGACAAGCGCTTCAACACCCCGACCCCAGAGGACTTGGTCTACATCGACCCCAGCCCGGACTACTGCCTCCGCAACGAGACCACGGGCTCGCTGGGCACGCAGGGACGCCTGTGCAACAAGACGTCGGAGGGCATGGACGGCTGCGAGCTGATGTGCTGCGGCAGAGGCTACGACCAGTTCAAGACGTACAAGCACGAGCGCTGCCACTGCAAGTTCCACTGGTGCTGCTACGTCAAGTGCAAGCGCTGCACGACGCTCGTCGACcagtttgtgtgtaaatag
- the wnt5b gene encoding protein Wnt-5b isoform X1, with product MVPGGPFSLLLQELLDLSSTDQRQRRGKGEEQVDCLKSGTEHQEGLRGRTPPHSRPMTPQRSASSNTGCEAVTQRTMDYRSVRRRRTGAVRHLLLAAAFLACSSQLLLVDANSWWSLALTPIQRPEMYIIGAQPLCSQLSGLSQGQRKLCQLYQDHMVYIGDGAKTGIKECQYQFRQRRWNCSTVDNTSVFGRVMQIGSRETAFTYAISAAGVVNAISRACREGELSTCGCSRAARPRDLPRDWLWGGCGDNVHYGYRFAREFVDAREREKNYPRGSGEHSRTLMNLQNNEAGRQAAYNLANVACKCHGVSGSCSLKTCWLQLADFRRVGEFLKEKYDSAAAMRIGRKGKLELVDKRFNTPTPEDLVYIDPSPDYCLRNETTGSLGTQGRLCNKTSEGMDGCELMCCGRGYDQFKTYKHERCHCKFHWCCYVKCKRCTTLVDQFVCK from the exons AggcaaagaagaggaaaaggcGAAGAGCAAGTGGACTGCCTGAAAAGTGGGACCGAACATCAGGAGGGTTTGCGAGGCAGGACGCCTCCTCATTCTCGGCCCATGACTCCACAGCGGAGCGCTTCCTCAAACACCGGCTGTGAGGCGGTGACGCAGCGGACCATGGACTACAGGTCTGTCCGGAGAAGGCGAACCGGTGCTGTCCGACATCTGCTGCTGGCAGCCGCCTTCCTCGCCTGCAGCTcgcagctgctgctggtggatgCCAACTCGTGGTG GTCACTCGCTCTGACCCCGATCCAGCGGCCTGAGATGTACATCATCGGAGCTCAGCCTCTCTGCAGTCAGCTCTCTGGACTCTCTCAG GGCCAGAGGAAGCTTTGTCAGCTGTACCAGGACCACATGGTCTACATCGGCGACGGAGCCAAGACTGGAATCAAGGAGTGCCAGTACCAGTTCAGGCAGAGGAGATGGAACTGCAGCACCGTGGACAACACGTCCGTGTTTGGACGAGTCATGCAGATCG GCTCCAGAGAAACCGCCTTCACTTACGCCATCAGCGCGGCCGGCGTGGTCAATGCCATCAGCCGGGCGTGTCGTGAGGGCGAGCTCTCCACCTGTGGCTGCAGCCGCGCCGCGCGGCCACGCGACCTGCCCCGCGACTGGCTGTGGGGCGGCTGCGGCGACAACGTCCACTACGGCTACCGGTTTGCCCGGGAGTTCGTGGAcgccagggagagagagaagaattaCCCGCGCGGGTCCGGCGAGCACTCCCGAACTCTGATGAACCTACAGAACAACGAGGCAGGGAGACAG GCCGCCTATAACCTTGCTAACGTGGCCTGCAAGTGTCACGGCGTCTCCGGTTCCTGCAGTCTGAAGACGTGTTGGCTCCAGCTGGCCGACTTCAGGCGCGTTGGCGAGTTCTTGAAGGAGAAGTACGACAGCGCCGCTGCCATGCGCATCGGACGCAAG GGCAAGCTAGAACTGGTCGACAAGCGCTTCAACACCCCGACCCCAGAGGACTTGGTCTACATCGACCCCAGCCCGGACTACTGCCTCCGCAACGAGACCACGGGCTCGCTGGGCACGCAGGGACGCCTGTGCAACAAGACGTCGGAGGGCATGGACGGCTGCGAGCTGATGTGCTGCGGCAGAGGCTACGACCAGTTCAAGACGTACAAGCACGAGCGCTGCCACTGCAAGTTCCACTGGTGCTGCTACGTCAAGTGCAAGCGCTGCACGACGCTCGTCGACcagtttgtgtgtaaatag